The DNA region AGTTTAGCTTTTATTGCTATTATAATATGGGCTTTATATCTAATCTTTTTTCAAAATAGTACAAAACTTGGTATGGCTATGTTATTTGGTAGTGCTTTTGGATTAATTATTGCAAAAGCTCAAATATGTTTTACATCTGCTTTTAGAGATCTATTTATAACAGGAAGAAGTCAAATGGCAAAAGCAATTGTACTTGGTATGATTGTAGCAACAATTGGAGTTTTTTCTTATATAATGATGGGACAACCAGCAAAAATTATGTGGGCTGGACCAAATGCAATTATTGGTGGATTATTATTTGGATTTGGTATTGTACTTGCAGGAGGTTGTGAGTGTGGCTGGATGTATAGAGCAGTTGAAGGTCAAGTTCATTTTTGGATTGTTGGAATTGGAAATGTAATAGGATCTACTCTTTTAGCTTTTGTTTGGGATGATTTATCTTTAAGTTTAGCTACAAGTTGGCCAAAAATAAATCTTCTTGAGTCTTTTGGTAATTACGGTGGTCTATTTTTTAACTATGGATTATTGTTTTTACTATTTTTATTAATTTTAATTCTTGAAAAAAGATATTTAAACAAATCTATAAATAGATAAAGGTTAAAAAATGAATATAGAAAATATTGTTCCAGATTTTAGATTAGATATGCAAGGTGAACCTTGTCCATATCCTGCATTTAATGCACTTGAAGCTATGAAAGAGTTAAAAAAAGGACAAATACTTGAAGTTATAAGTGATTGTCCTCAAAGTATAAATAATATTCCACATGATGCAAAAGCACATGGATATGAGGTTTTAAATATTGATAGTAGTGGCCCAACAATTAGATATTTAATAAAGAAATAGTCTTTTATTTACATTTTTGTATTGTATAATGCTGCTCATTTTTAAGGATTATATATGAATTATCAAAAAATATTAGAAGATATACAAGAACAAATACAACCAGAACTAATAAAAGGAAATGTAGCAGATTATATTCCAGCACTTAAAAATGTAAAAGAAAATGATTTTGCAATGAGTATAAGACTTTTGGATGGTCAAACTTTTAATGTAGGATGTTTTGACAAAAAATTTTCTATTCAAAGTATTTCAAAAGTCTTTACTTATTCAATGGCACTAAAAATTTATAGCAAAGAGCTTTATAGTAGAGTTTGGTATGAGCCATCTGGAAACCCATTTAACTCATTAGTTCAACTTGAATATGAAAAAGGAATTCCAAGAAATCCTTTTATAAATGCAGGTGCAATTGTTACAACAGATAGTTTAGTAACTCATTTCAAAGATAAAAATATTGCTATTAAACAAATCAATGATTTTATAAATAATCTTAGTAAAGATAATATCTTAATTGATGAAGATATTTATATGTCTGAACTTAAAACAGGACATAGAAATAGAGCTTTAGCAAATTTAATGAAAAGCTTTTCTAATATAAAAAATCCAATAAACAATACTTTAGAAACTTATTTTAAACACTGCTCTTTTATGATGAATACACAACAATTAGCAACAACAATGTTATTTTTAGCAAATCATGGAACAGACCCTTTAACAAAAGAGGAAATTATCACCTCATCAAAAGCTAAAAGAATAAACTCATTAATGCTTACATGTGGTCACTATGATGCATCTGGAGATTTTGCGTTTCATGTTGGCTTACCTGGTAAAAGTGGAGTTGGAGGAGGAATAGTTGCAATAGTTCCTAAAAAAATGGCAATTTGTGTATACTCTCCAAGACTAAACTCAAAAGGAAACTCTCTTGCTGGAACAAAAGCATTAGAATTATTTACTACAATAACAGGGCTATCAATCTTTTAAAATGAAAAAATAGTAATTAAAAATTCACCTATTATTCATATTTATTATCTATAATTTATTATATTAATAAAGGAATTTTAGATGAATAAATCATATATTTGGTCTCTTCCCACTAGAGTTTTTCATTGGCTTTTTGCAGTTATTATATTAATTGCTTTTTTAACAGATGATGATAAATTGCTTTTTTATCATGCAATTGCTGGTTACTCTATTTTTATACTTTTAATGTTTAGATTCTCTTGGGGATATATTGGTCCAAAATTTTCAAAATTTAAAGATTTTGATTTAAATATTAAAGCAGTTAAAACATTTATTAAATCTTTATTTAAAAAAGATAATGAGTATTTAGGTCATAATCCATTAGCTTCATATGTTATGATTGGTATGCTTATAATCACTACTTTAATAATTTTCACTGGTGTTTTGACATATGGCATTGAAGAGAAAAAAGGTCTTTTTAACTTTTTAGGAGACTCATTTTTAAAAGATTTTAAAAGTATGGACAATATTCATGAATTTTTTGCAAATCTATTACTTTTTTTAATAGGATTACATTTAATTGGCATATTTATTGATAAACTTTTACATAAACAAAAAGCTGCATTAAAATCAATTTTTACAGGTTATAAAATAAGCAATAGTAACATCAATATAAAATTAAACTTTTTTCAAAAACTATTTGCATTTTTGATGTTTGTTTTATTAATTGCATTTTTAATATTTAATATTATTAACCCTAATAATAAATTAGTTGCTTTTAATAACACAAATAAAAATATAACAATAATAACTTCATAAACAAACACTATTCATTTAAACTTAGAACTTTTTATGATAAAATTCAAAAAAAATTAAAGGTTAAAAATGAGTGCATTGGAATTAGCTGATATTATAGGAATTGTATCATTTGCACTTAGTGGATTTTTAATTGCTGTTCATTATAAACTAGATATTTTAGGTGTATTTATTTCATCTTTTTTAACTGCTCTTGGAGGAGGAATGGTAAGAGATGTTATTTCAAATAAAACACCATATATCTTTACTCATACAACTCCAATAATACTTGTAGTTGCTACAATACTATTATCTTTTATTTTTAAACTTCATAATATAAATAATTTAGAAGGAAAAACTGCTTTTATAGTATCAGATGCTATTGGACTAGCTTCATTTTCAATTACAGGTTCACTTGTAGCAATTGATAATGAATTTAATTTCTTGGGAGTTTTAATCTTAGCTTTTTTAACTGCTGTTGGAGGAGGAACAACAAGAGATATACTTATAAACAATGTTCCTTTTATTTTAGTTTCTGAGTTTTATGCAACTGTATCAATTATTGTAGGTCTAATTACTTATATACTTCATCTTTTTGATTTAATAAGTATTTTATCTTTAACTATTGTTTTTATTTTTGGTACAAGTTTAAGATTATTAGCATTTTATAAAAAGTGGAATTTACCTAAACTATAGTTTTTAGTGCTTCAACTATCGCTTTTTGTTCTAAATCTTTTATTTTTTGCTCTAAAGAATCTACTGTTTCATCTTTTGATAAATCAATTGATTTTTGTAATATATATTCACCTTCATCATAGTTTTCATCTACATAATGAATAGTAACGCCTGATGTAGTTTCATTTGAATTTATTACTGCTTCATGCACATTTCTTCCATACA from Malaciobacter molluscorum LMG 25693 includes:
- a CDS encoding cytochrome b/b6 domain-containing protein, with the translated sequence MNKSYIWSLPTRVFHWLFAVIILIAFLTDDDKLLFYHAIAGYSIFILLMFRFSWGYIGPKFSKFKDFDLNIKAVKTFIKSLFKKDNEYLGHNPLASYVMIGMLIITTLIIFTGVLTYGIEEKKGLFNFLGDSFLKDFKSMDNIHEFFANLLLFLIGLHLIGIFIDKLLHKQKAALKSIFTGYKISNSNINIKLNFFQKLFAFLMFVLLIAFLIFNIINPNNKLVAFNNTNKNITIITS
- the yedF gene encoding sulfurtransferase-like selenium metabolism protein YedF; amino-acid sequence: MNIENIVPDFRLDMQGEPCPYPAFNALEAMKELKKGQILEVISDCPQSINNIPHDAKAHGYEVLNIDSSGPTIRYLIKK
- a CDS encoding glutaminase, with the translated sequence MNYQKILEDIQEQIQPELIKGNVADYIPALKNVKENDFAMSIRLLDGQTFNVGCFDKKFSIQSISKVFTYSMALKIYSKELYSRVWYEPSGNPFNSLVQLEYEKGIPRNPFINAGAIVTTDSLVTHFKDKNIAIKQINDFINNLSKDNILIDEDIYMSELKTGHRNRALANLMKSFSNIKNPINNTLETYFKHCSFMMNTQQLATTMLFLANHGTDPLTKEEIITSSKAKRINSLMLTCGHYDASGDFAFHVGLPGKSGVGGGIVAIVPKKMAICVYSPRLNSKGNSLAGTKALELFTTITGLSIF
- a CDS encoding trimeric intracellular cation channel family protein, which encodes MSALELADIIGIVSFALSGFLIAVHYKLDILGVFISSFLTALGGGMVRDVISNKTPYIFTHTTPIILVVATILLSFIFKLHNINNLEGKTAFIVSDAIGLASFSITGSLVAIDNEFNFLGVLILAFLTAVGGGTTRDILINNVPFILVSEFYATVSIIVGLITYILHLFDLISILSLTIVFIFGTSLRLLAFYKKWNLPKL